A genomic segment from Lagenorhynchus albirostris chromosome X, mLagAlb1.1, whole genome shotgun sequence encodes:
- the TCEAL3 gene encoding LOW QUALITY PROTEIN: transcription elongation factor A protein-like 3 (The sequence of the model RefSeq protein was modified relative to this genomic sequence to represent the inferred CDS: deleted 1 base in 1 codon), with amino-acid sequence MLSEDLRGTRKTRGHLNMEKLCNENEGKLESEGKPENEVKPENQGKSDEEEKPEVEGKSEHEGELQNEGRPEDQGQPEDERKREKQDKSEAEGKPHGEGKLESQAKPESQPRAAEKCTSEDYVPRKAKRKTDRGTDDSPKDYQNNLQERHLGSEEMMTECADMSRAQEELRKRQKMGDFHWMQRDVQDPFTQGANGVSGE; translated from the exons ATGCTGAGCGAGGACCTGAGAGGCACCAG GAAAACGAGGGGACATCTCAACATGGAAAAACTCTgcaatgaaaatgaaggaaagctGGAAAGCGAAGGAAAGCCAGAAAATGAAGTAAAGCCTGAAAATCAAGGAAAGTCAGATGAGGAAGAAAAGCCAGAAGTGGAGGGGAAGTCAGAACACGAGGGAGAGCTCCAGAATGAGGGACGGCCAGAAGACCAGGGACAACCAGAagatgagaggaagagagaaaagcaggaCAAGTCCGAAGCTGAGGGAAAACCACACGGTGAGGGCAAGCTGGAATCCCAGGCAAAGCCAGAGAGTCAGCCGCGGGCTGCCGAAAAGTGCACCTCTGAAGACTATGTGCCCcggaaagcaaaaagaaaaacggaCAGGGGGACGGACGATTCCCCCAAGGACTATCAGAACAACTTACAGGAAAGGCATCTGGGCAGTGAGGAGATGATGACAGAATGTGCAGATATGTCAAGGGCTCAGGAAGAGctaaggaaaagacagaaaatgggTGACTTTCATTGGATGCAAAGAGATGTACAGGATCCATTCACC CAAGGGGCCAACGGGGTGTCAGGGGAATGA
- the TCEAL4 gene encoding transcription elongation factor A protein-like 4, protein MEKLCSENEGKPENQGKMENKGQPPDAGKPGVACTVEDKEKLENKGRIDLKGKTEDEEVLKDKEKPDSEAKPKEGKPVSEGKPKEGKPESEGKPVSEGKPKEEKPASEPRAAGKRPAGDDVPRKAKRKTNKGLAQCLKEYKEAIHDMHLSNEEMIREFDEMARVEDEVKKTRQKLGGFMWMQKSLQDPFHPRGPRELRGGCRAPQRGFEDIPFV, encoded by the coding sequence ATGGAAAAACTCTGCAGTGAAAATGAAGGAAAGCCTGAGAACCAAGGCAAGATGGAAAACAAAGGACAGCCACCGGATGCGGGAAAGCCGGGAGTAGCTTGTACTGTGGAAGACAAGGAAAAGTTAGAAAACAAGGGAAGGATAGATCTCAAGGGAAAGACAGAAGATGAGGAAGTACTAAAGGATAAAGAAAAGCCAGACAGTGAGGCAAAGCCAAAAGAAGGAAAGCCAGTGAGTGAGGGAAAaccaaaagaaggaaaaccagaGAGTGAGGGAAAGCCAGTGAGCGAGGGaaagccaaaagaagaaaagccagcCAGCGAACCAAGGGCTGCAGGAAAGCGCCCAGCTGGGGATGATGTACCCAGGAAGgccaaaagaaaaaccaacaagGGGCTGGCTCAGTGTCTCAAGGAATACAAGGAGGCCATACACGATATGCATTTGAGCAATGAAGAGATGATAAGAGAATTTGACGAGATGGCCAGGGTGGAGGATGAGGTGAAGAAAACCAGACAGAAATTGGGGGGGTTTATGTGGATGCAAAAAAGTTTACAGGACCCCTTCCACCCGAGGGGCCCAAGGGAACTCAGGGGTGGCTGCAGGGCCCCACAAAGGGGCTTTGAAGACATTCCTTTTGTGTAG